One segment of Rattus norvegicus strain BN/NHsdMcwi chromosome 16, GRCr8, whole genome shotgun sequence DNA contains the following:
- the Niban3 gene encoding protein Niban 3 isoform X6 yields the protein MGAQPSCPLSKKQQQQLRGQVDGLLRTFLPCYRRQLATAVLRHISQELGPQEPAACQLSHTKKLPRVREHQGPLTLLQGQPPQWRPIFCVLRGDGHLEWFSHKENYESGGCPLGSAALTGYTLLTSQREYLCLLDDLCPSSSGDLAQEEPLRVLEEPVSFALFLVHPFRAHLCFCAGSRGAQRAWRLGLQGAIRLRATVLQRSRAPAACAFLDAVQLYRRRRGYAGGDDAALGSDAEVLSAELMRELLPALRAQTLRGLRGVGRARARACAEFLDAVHAAVLSWASSRLRAFQPEKDALLAALERMVRADLEQILQQRALGARRIEAEIQDTLETCLCQKVDPQLPQLTLVLVSLVEATLQAVRTLLIRGMDRLCHYLRKNPSGTQLRREVYEFGEIPWDPELMQVCYREAERNHNHLTQLAKPFGFLGMRSLVFGAQDFAQQLMAAAVTTFLQLADQCLTSALDCSQAAEQLEKVRGLVLKKFTSDSETTRWRFTRDWLLGIFWPFVWGHLGMRCNLETPEADGDILAVGCQVLTTEGVYRDVIQGLLLQRIDRELEKVLGAGDRARAPADCSVAQWDQEGADGEHPSDSCHFTDEEAEAQI from the exons GTCAGGTGGATGGCCTGCTGAGGACCTTCCTGCCCTGCTACCGCAGGCAGCTGGCCACAGCTGTACTCAGGCACATCTCCCAGGAGCTGGGGCCTCAGGAGCCAGCCGCATGCCAGCTGTCTCACACCAAA AAGCTGCCTCGAGTCAGGGAGCACCAAGGACCCTTGACCCTGCTGCAGGGCCAGCCGCCACAATGGCGGCCCATCTTCTGTGTTCTGCGTGGAGATGGACATCTAGAATGGTTCAGTCACAAGGAG AACTATGAGTCTGGGGGCTGTCCGCTAGGCTCCGCAGCTCTAACCGGGTATACACTGCTCACATCCCAGCGTGAATACCTCTGCCTTTTGGATGACCTCTGCCCCAGCTCCTCTG GAGACCTTGCCCAGGAGGAGCCGCTGCGGGTGTTGGAGGAGCCAGTGAGCTTCGCGCTCTTCCTCGTGCACCCCTTCCGGGCTCACCTCTGCTTCTGCGCTGGCTCTAGAGGGGCGCAGCGCGCCTGGAGACTAGGCCTGCAGGGTGCCATTCGGTTGAGAGCCACCG TCCTGCAGCGCAGCCGGGCGCCCGCAGCCTGCGCCTTCCTGGACGCCGTGCAGCTCTATCGACGACGCCGGGGCTACGCTGGTGGAGATGACGCGGCACTGGGCTCCGACGCGGAG GTGCTGAGCGCCGAGTTGATGCGAGAGCTATTGCCCGCGCTGCGAGCACAGACGCTCCGAGGCCTGCGCGGTGTGGGACGCGCCAGAGCCCGGGCCTGCGCAGAG TTCCTCGACGCCGTGCACGCGGCCGTCCTGTCCTGGGCATCCTCGAGGCTGCGTGCCTTCCAGCCAGAAAAGGACGCACTGCTGGCGGCGCTGGAGAGGATGGTGCGCGCAGACCTTGAGCAGATCCTGCAGCAGCGTGCACTCGGGGCCCGCAGAATAGAAG CCGAGATCCAGGACACACTAGAGACATGCCTGTGCCAGAAGGTGGACCCGCAACTGCCCCAGCTGACCCTGGTGCTGGTGAGCCTCGTGGAAGCCACGCTCCAAGCTGTTCGGACCCTTCTCATCCGGGGGATGGACCGTCTGTGTCACTACCTTCGCAAGAACCCTTCTGGCACTCAGCTGCGCAGGGAG GTTTATGAATTTGGGGAGATACCCTGGGACCCAGAGCTGATGCAGGTCTGCTACCGGGAGGCAGAGAGGAACCACAATCATCTGACCCAGCTGGCAAAACCCTTTGGCTTCCTGGGGATGCGGAGCCTGGTGTTTGGGGCTCAAGACTTTGCACAACAG CTCATGGCGGCTGCAGTTACCACCTTTCTACAGCTGGCCGACCAGTGTCTGACGTCGGCTCTGGATTGCAGCCAGGCAGCTGAGCAGCTGGAGAAAGTCAGGGGCCTTGTGCTGAAG AAGTTCACCTCAGACAGTGAGACCACTCGGTGGAGGTTCACCCGGGACTGGCTGTTGGGGATCTTCTGGCCCTTTGTATGGGGCCATCTTGGGATGAGATGTAACTTG GAAACGCCTGAGGCAGATGGGGACATCCTGGCCGTGGGCTGCCAGGTTCTGACCACCGAGGGTGTCTACAGGGATGTCATCCAGGGCCTCTTGCTGCAGAGGATTGACAGAG AATTGGAAAAGGTTCTTGGTGCCGGTGACAGAGCCCGTGCCCCAGCTGACTGCTCAGTAGCCCAGTGGGACCAGGAAGGAGCAG ATGGGGAACACCCAAGTGACAGTtgccatttcacagatgaggaagctgaggctcagATCTGA
- the Niban3 gene encoding protein Niban 3 isoform X2 has translation MGAQPSCPLSKKQQQQLRGQVDGLLRTFLPCYRRQLATAVLRHISQELGPQEPAACQLSHTKKLPRVREHQGPLTLLQGQPPQWRPIFCVLRGDGHLEWFSHKENYESGGCPLGSAALTGYTLLTSQREYLCLLDDLCPSSSGDLAQEEPLRVLEEPVSFALFLVHPFRAHLCFCAGSRGAQRAWRLGLQGAIRLRATVLQRSRAPAACAFLDAVQLYRRRRGYAGGDDAALGSDAEVLSAELMRELLPALRAQTLRGLRGVGRARARACAEFLDAVHAAVLSWASSRLRAFQPEKDALLAALERMVRADLEQILQQRALGARRIEAEIQDTLETCLCQKVDPQLPQLTLVLVSLVEATLQAVRTLLIRGMDRLCHYLRKNPSGTQLRREVYEFGEIPWDPELMQVCYREAERNHNHLTQLAKPFGFLGMRSLVFGAQDFAQQLMAAAVTTFLQLADQCLTSALDCSQAAEQLEKVRGLVLKKFTSDSETTRWRFTRDWLLGIFWPFVWGHLGMRCNLETPEADGDILAVGCQVLTTEGVYRDVIQGLLLQRIDRDEEAEAQI, from the exons GTCAGGTGGATGGCCTGCTGAGGACCTTCCTGCCCTGCTACCGCAGGCAGCTGGCCACAGCTGTACTCAGGCACATCTCCCAGGAGCTGGGGCCTCAGGAGCCAGCCGCATGCCAGCTGTCTCACACCAAA AAGCTGCCTCGAGTCAGGGAGCACCAAGGACCCTTGACCCTGCTGCAGGGCCAGCCGCCACAATGGCGGCCCATCTTCTGTGTTCTGCGTGGAGATGGACATCTAGAATGGTTCAGTCACAAGGAG AACTATGAGTCTGGGGGCTGTCCGCTAGGCTCCGCAGCTCTAACCGGGTATACACTGCTCACATCCCAGCGTGAATACCTCTGCCTTTTGGATGACCTCTGCCCCAGCTCCTCTG GAGACCTTGCCCAGGAGGAGCCGCTGCGGGTGTTGGAGGAGCCAGTGAGCTTCGCGCTCTTCCTCGTGCACCCCTTCCGGGCTCACCTCTGCTTCTGCGCTGGCTCTAGAGGGGCGCAGCGCGCCTGGAGACTAGGCCTGCAGGGTGCCATTCGGTTGAGAGCCACCG TCCTGCAGCGCAGCCGGGCGCCCGCAGCCTGCGCCTTCCTGGACGCCGTGCAGCTCTATCGACGACGCCGGGGCTACGCTGGTGGAGATGACGCGGCACTGGGCTCCGACGCGGAG GTGCTGAGCGCCGAGTTGATGCGAGAGCTATTGCCCGCGCTGCGAGCACAGACGCTCCGAGGCCTGCGCGGTGTGGGACGCGCCAGAGCCCGGGCCTGCGCAGAG TTCCTCGACGCCGTGCACGCGGCCGTCCTGTCCTGGGCATCCTCGAGGCTGCGTGCCTTCCAGCCAGAAAAGGACGCACTGCTGGCGGCGCTGGAGAGGATGGTGCGCGCAGACCTTGAGCAGATCCTGCAGCAGCGTGCACTCGGGGCCCGCAGAATAGAAG CCGAGATCCAGGACACACTAGAGACATGCCTGTGCCAGAAGGTGGACCCGCAACTGCCCCAGCTGACCCTGGTGCTGGTGAGCCTCGTGGAAGCCACGCTCCAAGCTGTTCGGACCCTTCTCATCCGGGGGATGGACCGTCTGTGTCACTACCTTCGCAAGAACCCTTCTGGCACTCAGCTGCGCAGGGAG GTTTATGAATTTGGGGAGATACCCTGGGACCCAGAGCTGATGCAGGTCTGCTACCGGGAGGCAGAGAGGAACCACAATCATCTGACCCAGCTGGCAAAACCCTTTGGCTTCCTGGGGATGCGGAGCCTGGTGTTTGGGGCTCAAGACTTTGCACAACAG CTCATGGCGGCTGCAGTTACCACCTTTCTACAGCTGGCCGACCAGTGTCTGACGTCGGCTCTGGATTGCAGCCAGGCAGCTGAGCAGCTGGAGAAAGTCAGGGGCCTTGTGCTGAAG AAGTTCACCTCAGACAGTGAGACCACTCGGTGGAGGTTCACCCGGGACTGGCTGTTGGGGATCTTCTGGCCCTTTGTATGGGGCCATCTTGGGATGAGATGTAACTTG GAAACGCCTGAGGCAGATGGGGACATCCTGGCCGTGGGCTGCCAGGTTCTGACCACCGAGGGTGTCTACAGGGATGTCATCCAGGGCCTCTTGCTGCAGAGGATTGACAGAG atgaggaagctgaggctcagATCTGA
- the Niban3 gene encoding protein Niban 3: MGAQPSCPLSKKQQQQLRGQVDGLLRTFLPCYRRQLATAVLRHISQELGPQEPAACQLSHTKKLPRVREHQGPLTLLQGQPPQWRPIFCVLRGDGHLEWFSHKENYESGGCPLGSAALTGYTLLTSQREYLCLLDDLCPSSSGDLAQEEPLRVLEEPVSFALFLVHPFRAHLCFCAGSRGAQRAWRLGLQGAIRLRATVLQRSRAPAACAFLDAVQLYRRRRGYAGGDDAALGSDAEVLSAELMRELLPALRAQTLRGLRGVGRARARACAEFLDAVHAAVLSWASSRLRAFQPEKDALLAALERMVRADLEQILQQRALGARRIEAEIQDTLETCLCQKVDPQLPQLTLVLVSLVEATLQAVRTLLIRGMDRLCHYLRKNPSGTQLRREVYEFGEIPWDPELMQVCYREAERNHNHLTQLAKPFGFLGMRSLVFGAQDFAQQLMAAAVTTFLQLADQCLTSALDCSQAAEQLEKVRGLVLKKFTSDSETTRWRFTRDWLLGIFWPFVWGHLGMRCNLETPEADGDILAVGCQVLTTEGVYRDVIQGLLLQRIDRELEKVLGAGDRARAPADCSVAQWDQEGADEEAEAQI; the protein is encoded by the exons GTCAGGTGGATGGCCTGCTGAGGACCTTCCTGCCCTGCTACCGCAGGCAGCTGGCCACAGCTGTACTCAGGCACATCTCCCAGGAGCTGGGGCCTCAGGAGCCAGCCGCATGCCAGCTGTCTCACACCAAA AAGCTGCCTCGAGTCAGGGAGCACCAAGGACCCTTGACCCTGCTGCAGGGCCAGCCGCCACAATGGCGGCCCATCTTCTGTGTTCTGCGTGGAGATGGACATCTAGAATGGTTCAGTCACAAGGAG AACTATGAGTCTGGGGGCTGTCCGCTAGGCTCCGCAGCTCTAACCGGGTATACACTGCTCACATCCCAGCGTGAATACCTCTGCCTTTTGGATGACCTCTGCCCCAGCTCCTCTG GAGACCTTGCCCAGGAGGAGCCGCTGCGGGTGTTGGAGGAGCCAGTGAGCTTCGCGCTCTTCCTCGTGCACCCCTTCCGGGCTCACCTCTGCTTCTGCGCTGGCTCTAGAGGGGCGCAGCGCGCCTGGAGACTAGGCCTGCAGGGTGCCATTCGGTTGAGAGCCACCG TCCTGCAGCGCAGCCGGGCGCCCGCAGCCTGCGCCTTCCTGGACGCCGTGCAGCTCTATCGACGACGCCGGGGCTACGCTGGTGGAGATGACGCGGCACTGGGCTCCGACGCGGAG GTGCTGAGCGCCGAGTTGATGCGAGAGCTATTGCCCGCGCTGCGAGCACAGACGCTCCGAGGCCTGCGCGGTGTGGGACGCGCCAGAGCCCGGGCCTGCGCAGAG TTCCTCGACGCCGTGCACGCGGCCGTCCTGTCCTGGGCATCCTCGAGGCTGCGTGCCTTCCAGCCAGAAAAGGACGCACTGCTGGCGGCGCTGGAGAGGATGGTGCGCGCAGACCTTGAGCAGATCCTGCAGCAGCGTGCACTCGGGGCCCGCAGAATAGAAG CCGAGATCCAGGACACACTAGAGACATGCCTGTGCCAGAAGGTGGACCCGCAACTGCCCCAGCTGACCCTGGTGCTGGTGAGCCTCGTGGAAGCCACGCTCCAAGCTGTTCGGACCCTTCTCATCCGGGGGATGGACCGTCTGTGTCACTACCTTCGCAAGAACCCTTCTGGCACTCAGCTGCGCAGGGAG GTTTATGAATTTGGGGAGATACCCTGGGACCCAGAGCTGATGCAGGTCTGCTACCGGGAGGCAGAGAGGAACCACAATCATCTGACCCAGCTGGCAAAACCCTTTGGCTTCCTGGGGATGCGGAGCCTGGTGTTTGGGGCTCAAGACTTTGCACAACAG CTCATGGCGGCTGCAGTTACCACCTTTCTACAGCTGGCCGACCAGTGTCTGACGTCGGCTCTGGATTGCAGCCAGGCAGCTGAGCAGCTGGAGAAAGTCAGGGGCCTTGTGCTGAAG AAGTTCACCTCAGACAGTGAGACCACTCGGTGGAGGTTCACCCGGGACTGGCTGTTGGGGATCTTCTGGCCCTTTGTATGGGGCCATCTTGGGATGAGATGTAACTTG GAAACGCCTGAGGCAGATGGGGACATCCTGGCCGTGGGCTGCCAGGTTCTGACCACCGAGGGTGTCTACAGGGATGTCATCCAGGGCCTCTTGCTGCAGAGGATTGACAGAG AATTGGAAAAGGTTCTTGGTGCCGGTGACAGAGCCCGTGCCCCAGCTGACTGCTCAGTAGCCCAGTGGGACCAGGAAGGAGCAG atgaggaagctgaggctcagATCTGA
- the Niban3 gene encoding protein Niban 3 isoform X4 produces the protein MPAVSHQRDLAQEEPLRVLEEPVSFALFLVHPFRAHLCFCAGSRGAQRAWRLGLQGAIRLRATVLQRSRAPAACAFLDAVQLYRRRRGYAGGDDAALGSDAEVLSAELMRELLPALRAQTLRGLRGVGRARARACAEFLDAVHAAVLSWASSRLRAFQPEKDALLAALERMVRADLEQILQQRALGARRIEAEIQDTLETCLCQKVDPQLPQLTLVLVSLVEATLQAVRTLLIRGMDRLCHYLRKNPSGTQLRREVYEFGEIPWDPELMQVCYREAERNHNHLTQLAKPFGFLGMRSLVFGAQDFAQQLMAAAVTTFLQLADQCLTSALDCSQAAEQLEKVRGLVLKKFTSDSETTRWRFTRDWLLGIFWPFVWGHLGMRCNLETPEADGDILAVGCQVLTTEGVYRDVIQGLLLQRIDRELEKVLGAGDRARAPADCSVAQWDQEGADEEAEAQI, from the exons ATGCCAGCTGTCTCACACCAAA GAGACCTTGCCCAGGAGGAGCCGCTGCGGGTGTTGGAGGAGCCAGTGAGCTTCGCGCTCTTCCTCGTGCACCCCTTCCGGGCTCACCTCTGCTTCTGCGCTGGCTCTAGAGGGGCGCAGCGCGCCTGGAGACTAGGCCTGCAGGGTGCCATTCGGTTGAGAGCCACCG TCCTGCAGCGCAGCCGGGCGCCCGCAGCCTGCGCCTTCCTGGACGCCGTGCAGCTCTATCGACGACGCCGGGGCTACGCTGGTGGAGATGACGCGGCACTGGGCTCCGACGCGGAG GTGCTGAGCGCCGAGTTGATGCGAGAGCTATTGCCCGCGCTGCGAGCACAGACGCTCCGAGGCCTGCGCGGTGTGGGACGCGCCAGAGCCCGGGCCTGCGCAGAG TTCCTCGACGCCGTGCACGCGGCCGTCCTGTCCTGGGCATCCTCGAGGCTGCGTGCCTTCCAGCCAGAAAAGGACGCACTGCTGGCGGCGCTGGAGAGGATGGTGCGCGCAGACCTTGAGCAGATCCTGCAGCAGCGTGCACTCGGGGCCCGCAGAATAGAAG CCGAGATCCAGGACACACTAGAGACATGCCTGTGCCAGAAGGTGGACCCGCAACTGCCCCAGCTGACCCTGGTGCTGGTGAGCCTCGTGGAAGCCACGCTCCAAGCTGTTCGGACCCTTCTCATCCGGGGGATGGACCGTCTGTGTCACTACCTTCGCAAGAACCCTTCTGGCACTCAGCTGCGCAGGGAG GTTTATGAATTTGGGGAGATACCCTGGGACCCAGAGCTGATGCAGGTCTGCTACCGGGAGGCAGAGAGGAACCACAATCATCTGACCCAGCTGGCAAAACCCTTTGGCTTCCTGGGGATGCGGAGCCTGGTGTTTGGGGCTCAAGACTTTGCACAACAG CTCATGGCGGCTGCAGTTACCACCTTTCTACAGCTGGCCGACCAGTGTCTGACGTCGGCTCTGGATTGCAGCCAGGCAGCTGAGCAGCTGGAGAAAGTCAGGGGCCTTGTGCTGAAG AAGTTCACCTCAGACAGTGAGACCACTCGGTGGAGGTTCACCCGGGACTGGCTGTTGGGGATCTTCTGGCCCTTTGTATGGGGCCATCTTGGGATGAGATGTAACTTG GAAACGCCTGAGGCAGATGGGGACATCCTGGCCGTGGGCTGCCAGGTTCTGACCACCGAGGGTGTCTACAGGGATGTCATCCAGGGCCTCTTGCTGCAGAGGATTGACAGAG AATTGGAAAAGGTTCTTGGTGCCGGTGACAGAGCCCGTGCCCCAGCTGACTGCTCAGTAGCCCAGTGGGACCAGGAAGGAGCAG atgaggaagctgaggctcagATCTGA
- the Niban3 gene encoding protein Niban 3 isoform X3: MNQEALEKLPRVREHQGPLTLLQGQPPQWRPIFCVLRGDGHLEWFSHKENYESGGCPLGSAALTGYTLLTSQREYLCLLDDLCPSSSGDLAQEEPLRVLEEPVSFALFLVHPFRAHLCFCAGSRGAQRAWRLGLQGAIRLRATVLQRSRAPAACAFLDAVQLYRRRRGYAGGDDAALGSDAEVLSAELMRELLPALRAQTLRGLRGVGRARARACAEFLDAVHAAVLSWASSRLRAFQPEKDALLAALERMVRADLEQILQQRALGARRIEAEIQDTLETCLCQKVDPQLPQLTLVLVSLVEATLQAVRTLLIRGMDRLCHYLRKNPSGTQLRREVYEFGEIPWDPELMQVCYREAERNHNHLTQLAKPFGFLGMRSLVFGAQDFAQQLMAAAVTTFLQLADQCLTSALDCSQAAEQLEKVRGLVLKKFTSDSETTRWRFTRDWLLGIFWPFVWGHLGMRCNLETPEADGDILAVGCQVLTTEGVYRDVIQGLLLQRIDRELEKVLGAGDRARAPADCSVAQWDQEGADEEAEAQI, from the exons ATGAACCAGGAAGCTCTGGAG AAGCTGCCTCGAGTCAGGGAGCACCAAGGACCCTTGACCCTGCTGCAGGGCCAGCCGCCACAATGGCGGCCCATCTTCTGTGTTCTGCGTGGAGATGGACATCTAGAATGGTTCAGTCACAAGGAG AACTATGAGTCTGGGGGCTGTCCGCTAGGCTCCGCAGCTCTAACCGGGTATACACTGCTCACATCCCAGCGTGAATACCTCTGCCTTTTGGATGACCTCTGCCCCAGCTCCTCTG GAGACCTTGCCCAGGAGGAGCCGCTGCGGGTGTTGGAGGAGCCAGTGAGCTTCGCGCTCTTCCTCGTGCACCCCTTCCGGGCTCACCTCTGCTTCTGCGCTGGCTCTAGAGGGGCGCAGCGCGCCTGGAGACTAGGCCTGCAGGGTGCCATTCGGTTGAGAGCCACCG TCCTGCAGCGCAGCCGGGCGCCCGCAGCCTGCGCCTTCCTGGACGCCGTGCAGCTCTATCGACGACGCCGGGGCTACGCTGGTGGAGATGACGCGGCACTGGGCTCCGACGCGGAG GTGCTGAGCGCCGAGTTGATGCGAGAGCTATTGCCCGCGCTGCGAGCACAGACGCTCCGAGGCCTGCGCGGTGTGGGACGCGCCAGAGCCCGGGCCTGCGCAGAG TTCCTCGACGCCGTGCACGCGGCCGTCCTGTCCTGGGCATCCTCGAGGCTGCGTGCCTTCCAGCCAGAAAAGGACGCACTGCTGGCGGCGCTGGAGAGGATGGTGCGCGCAGACCTTGAGCAGATCCTGCAGCAGCGTGCACTCGGGGCCCGCAGAATAGAAG CCGAGATCCAGGACACACTAGAGACATGCCTGTGCCAGAAGGTGGACCCGCAACTGCCCCAGCTGACCCTGGTGCTGGTGAGCCTCGTGGAAGCCACGCTCCAAGCTGTTCGGACCCTTCTCATCCGGGGGATGGACCGTCTGTGTCACTACCTTCGCAAGAACCCTTCTGGCACTCAGCTGCGCAGGGAG GTTTATGAATTTGGGGAGATACCCTGGGACCCAGAGCTGATGCAGGTCTGCTACCGGGAGGCAGAGAGGAACCACAATCATCTGACCCAGCTGGCAAAACCCTTTGGCTTCCTGGGGATGCGGAGCCTGGTGTTTGGGGCTCAAGACTTTGCACAACAG CTCATGGCGGCTGCAGTTACCACCTTTCTACAGCTGGCCGACCAGTGTCTGACGTCGGCTCTGGATTGCAGCCAGGCAGCTGAGCAGCTGGAGAAAGTCAGGGGCCTTGTGCTGAAG AAGTTCACCTCAGACAGTGAGACCACTCGGTGGAGGTTCACCCGGGACTGGCTGTTGGGGATCTTCTGGCCCTTTGTATGGGGCCATCTTGGGATGAGATGTAACTTG GAAACGCCTGAGGCAGATGGGGACATCCTGGCCGTGGGCTGCCAGGTTCTGACCACCGAGGGTGTCTACAGGGATGTCATCCAGGGCCTCTTGCTGCAGAGGATTGACAGAG AATTGGAAAAGGTTCTTGGTGCCGGTGACAGAGCCCGTGCCCCAGCTGACTGCTCAGTAGCCCAGTGGGACCAGGAAGGAGCAG atgaggaagctgaggctcagATCTGA
- the Niban3 gene encoding protein Niban 3 isoform X1, with product MGNLDVCTKTTNYPLGEAIELSRWATKGLHLSPVLEESLTDEEIQDRKDRKLPRVREHQGPLTLLQGQPPQWRPIFCVLRGDGHLEWFSHKENYESGGCPLGSAALTGYTLLTSQREYLCLLDDLCPSSSGDLAQEEPLRVLEEPVSFALFLVHPFRAHLCFCAGSRGAQRAWRLGLQGAIRLRATVLQRSRAPAACAFLDAVQLYRRRRGYAGGDDAALGSDAEVLSAELMRELLPALRAQTLRGLRGVGRARARACAEFLDAVHAAVLSWASSRLRAFQPEKDALLAALERMVRADLEQILQQRALGARRIEAEIQDTLETCLCQKVDPQLPQLTLVLVSLVEATLQAVRTLLIRGMDRLCHYLRKNPSGTQLRREVYEFGEIPWDPELMQVCYREAERNHNHLTQLAKPFGFLGMRSLVFGAQDFAQQLMAAAVTTFLQLADQCLTSALDCSQAAEQLEKVRGLVLKKFTSDSETTRWRFTRDWLLGIFWPFVWGHLGMRCNLETPEADGDILAVGCQVLTTEGVYRDVIQGLLLQRIDRELEKVLGAGDRARAPADCSVAQWDQEGADEEAEAQI from the exons ATGGGGAATCTGGACGTATGTACGAAGACAACAAATTACCCATTGGGGGAAGCTATTGAGTTATCCAGATGGGCAACCAAGGGCCTCCACCTCTCCCCTGTCTTGGAAGAGTCTTTGACTGATGAGGAAATTCAGGACCGGAAAGATAGG AAGCTGCCTCGAGTCAGGGAGCACCAAGGACCCTTGACCCTGCTGCAGGGCCAGCCGCCACAATGGCGGCCCATCTTCTGTGTTCTGCGTGGAGATGGACATCTAGAATGGTTCAGTCACAAGGAG AACTATGAGTCTGGGGGCTGTCCGCTAGGCTCCGCAGCTCTAACCGGGTATACACTGCTCACATCCCAGCGTGAATACCTCTGCCTTTTGGATGACCTCTGCCCCAGCTCCTCTG GAGACCTTGCCCAGGAGGAGCCGCTGCGGGTGTTGGAGGAGCCAGTGAGCTTCGCGCTCTTCCTCGTGCACCCCTTCCGGGCTCACCTCTGCTTCTGCGCTGGCTCTAGAGGGGCGCAGCGCGCCTGGAGACTAGGCCTGCAGGGTGCCATTCGGTTGAGAGCCACCG TCCTGCAGCGCAGCCGGGCGCCCGCAGCCTGCGCCTTCCTGGACGCCGTGCAGCTCTATCGACGACGCCGGGGCTACGCTGGTGGAGATGACGCGGCACTGGGCTCCGACGCGGAG GTGCTGAGCGCCGAGTTGATGCGAGAGCTATTGCCCGCGCTGCGAGCACAGACGCTCCGAGGCCTGCGCGGTGTGGGACGCGCCAGAGCCCGGGCCTGCGCAGAG TTCCTCGACGCCGTGCACGCGGCCGTCCTGTCCTGGGCATCCTCGAGGCTGCGTGCCTTCCAGCCAGAAAAGGACGCACTGCTGGCGGCGCTGGAGAGGATGGTGCGCGCAGACCTTGAGCAGATCCTGCAGCAGCGTGCACTCGGGGCCCGCAGAATAGAAG CCGAGATCCAGGACACACTAGAGACATGCCTGTGCCAGAAGGTGGACCCGCAACTGCCCCAGCTGACCCTGGTGCTGGTGAGCCTCGTGGAAGCCACGCTCCAAGCTGTTCGGACCCTTCTCATCCGGGGGATGGACCGTCTGTGTCACTACCTTCGCAAGAACCCTTCTGGCACTCAGCTGCGCAGGGAG GTTTATGAATTTGGGGAGATACCCTGGGACCCAGAGCTGATGCAGGTCTGCTACCGGGAGGCAGAGAGGAACCACAATCATCTGACCCAGCTGGCAAAACCCTTTGGCTTCCTGGGGATGCGGAGCCTGGTGTTTGGGGCTCAAGACTTTGCACAACAG CTCATGGCGGCTGCAGTTACCACCTTTCTACAGCTGGCCGACCAGTGTCTGACGTCGGCTCTGGATTGCAGCCAGGCAGCTGAGCAGCTGGAGAAAGTCAGGGGCCTTGTGCTGAAG AAGTTCACCTCAGACAGTGAGACCACTCGGTGGAGGTTCACCCGGGACTGGCTGTTGGGGATCTTCTGGCCCTTTGTATGGGGCCATCTTGGGATGAGATGTAACTTG GAAACGCCTGAGGCAGATGGGGACATCCTGGCCGTGGGCTGCCAGGTTCTGACCACCGAGGGTGTCTACAGGGATGTCATCCAGGGCCTCTTGCTGCAGAGGATTGACAGAG AATTGGAAAAGGTTCTTGGTGCCGGTGACAGAGCCCGTGCCCCAGCTGACTGCTCAGTAGCCCAGTGGGACCAGGAAGGAGCAG atgaggaagctgaggctcagATCTGA
- the Niban3 gene encoding protein Niban 3 isoform X5: protein MRELLPALRAQTLRGLRGVGRARARACAEFLDAVHAAVLSWASSRLRAFQPEKDALLAALERMVRADLEQILQQRALGARRIEAEIQDTLETCLCQKVDPQLPQLTLVLVSLVEATLQAVRTLLIRGMDRLCHYLRKNPSGTQLRREVYEFGEIPWDPELMQVCYREAERNHNHLTQLAKPFGFLGMRSLVFGAQDFAQQLMAAAVTTFLQLADQCLTSALDCSQAAEQLEKVRGLVLKKFTSDSETTRWRFTRDWLLGIFWPFVWGHLGMRCNLETPEADGDILAVGCQVLTTEGVYRDVIQGLLLQRIDRELEKVLGAGDRARAPADCSVAQWDQEGADEEAEAQI, encoded by the exons ATGCGAGAGCTATTGCCCGCGCTGCGAGCACAGACGCTCCGAGGCCTGCGCGGTGTGGGACGCGCCAGAGCCCGGGCCTGCGCAGAG TTCCTCGACGCCGTGCACGCGGCCGTCCTGTCCTGGGCATCCTCGAGGCTGCGTGCCTTCCAGCCAGAAAAGGACGCACTGCTGGCGGCGCTGGAGAGGATGGTGCGCGCAGACCTTGAGCAGATCCTGCAGCAGCGTGCACTCGGGGCCCGCAGAATAGAAG CCGAGATCCAGGACACACTAGAGACATGCCTGTGCCAGAAGGTGGACCCGCAACTGCCCCAGCTGACCCTGGTGCTGGTGAGCCTCGTGGAAGCCACGCTCCAAGCTGTTCGGACCCTTCTCATCCGGGGGATGGACCGTCTGTGTCACTACCTTCGCAAGAACCCTTCTGGCACTCAGCTGCGCAGGGAG GTTTATGAATTTGGGGAGATACCCTGGGACCCAGAGCTGATGCAGGTCTGCTACCGGGAGGCAGAGAGGAACCACAATCATCTGACCCAGCTGGCAAAACCCTTTGGCTTCCTGGGGATGCGGAGCCTGGTGTTTGGGGCTCAAGACTTTGCACAACAG CTCATGGCGGCTGCAGTTACCACCTTTCTACAGCTGGCCGACCAGTGTCTGACGTCGGCTCTGGATTGCAGCCAGGCAGCTGAGCAGCTGGAGAAAGTCAGGGGCCTTGTGCTGAAG AAGTTCACCTCAGACAGTGAGACCACTCGGTGGAGGTTCACCCGGGACTGGCTGTTGGGGATCTTCTGGCCCTTTGTATGGGGCCATCTTGGGATGAGATGTAACTTG GAAACGCCTGAGGCAGATGGGGACATCCTGGCCGTGGGCTGCCAGGTTCTGACCACCGAGGGTGTCTACAGGGATGTCATCCAGGGCCTCTTGCTGCAGAGGATTGACAGAG AATTGGAAAAGGTTCTTGGTGCCGGTGACAGAGCCCGTGCCCCAGCTGACTGCTCAGTAGCCCAGTGGGACCAGGAAGGAGCAG atgaggaagctgaggctcagATCTGA